One segment of Leguminivora glycinivorella isolate SPB_JAAS2020 chromosome 12, LegGlyc_1.1, whole genome shotgun sequence DNA contains the following:
- the LOC125232014 gene encoding uncharacterized protein LOC125232014, translated as MKGLTPEQRKRIVDKYVREKGISMRMIAKIEKVSRSAVFNAIKKYGQDLSFKDKPKSGRKIGSHNRNLDSKICRKIKTSPNASIRDVAKKCKTTVGMVQRAKKRNNLRTYRKQRKPKRSQKQAASVKTRLRKLYDTVLTKNEQCIIQDDETYVKLDYSVLPGPQYFTVRKGEQLDEGKTSIYAEKFGSKAMVWQAICECGMKSTAYITTSTMTTDVYIKECLKKRILPLIRRHRGSTLFWPDLASCHYASRTREWMEANGVEYVEKSMNPPNYPEVRPIEEYWAIMKRILRQRFSSADSVKKFKKDWVKAAKTVTVSVVRNLMKNVRVQVRKIARNQK; from the coding sequence atgaAAGGCCTCACACCAGAGCAACGAAAACGGATCGTGGACAAATACGTACGTGAAAAAGGTATTTCTATGAGAATGATCGCAAAAATTGAGAAAGTGAGCCGTTCTGCTGTTTTTAATGCTATCAAAAAGTATGGCCAGGACCTGTCCTTTAAAGATAAGCCAAAAAGCGGCAGAAAAATTGGTTCACATAATCGCAATTTGGATTCCAAAATATGCCGAAAAATTAAAACATCACCAAATGCTTCAATAAGAGATGTGGCCAAAAAGTGTAAAACAACGGTAGGCATGGTCCAGCGGGCAAAGAAGCGGAACAACTTAAGGACCTATAGAAAACAACGGAAACCAAAACGATCTCAAAAGCAGGCCGCAAGCGTAAAAACTCGCCTTAGAAAATTATACGATACTGTTTTGACCAAAAATGAACAGTGCATAATACAAGATGACGAAACCTACGTGAAACTCGATTATTCAGTACTGCCGGGGCCACAATACTTTACTGTCCGCAAAGGAGAACAACTGGACGAGGGTAAAACGTCAATATATGCTGAAAAATTCGGGTCAAAGGCAATGGTATGGCAGGCGATATGTGAATGCGGCATGAAGTCCACAGCGTACATTACCACTTCTACAATGACTACTGACGTTTACATCAAAGAGTGTTTAAAGAAGCGGATTTTGCCCTTGATTCGACGGCATAGAGGGTCTACTTTGTTTTGGCCTGATTTGGCCAGTTGCCATTATGCTTCTCGGACTAGAGAGTGGATGGAAGCGAACGGTGTCGAATATGTAGAAAAATCCATGAATCCACCCAACTACCCTGAAGTCCGACCAATCGAGGAATACTGGGCTATCATGAAGAGGATACTTCGGCAACGATTTTCCTCAGCGGAttctgtcaaaaaatttaaaaaagattGGGTAAAAGCGGCCAAAACTGTCACTGTTAGTGTTGTCCGCAACTTAATGAAGAATGTACGAGTCCAAGTTCGAAAAATCGCCAGAAACCAGAagtaa